Proteins found in one Corynebacterium freneyi genomic segment:
- a CDS encoding AbrB family transcriptional regulator: MVDVKSARAFLVPWLLCALGGAVASWAGVPAGWLVGPMVVAVVLSLVAGGRAAPNVKWTRPWPNRFGQTVIALLAVGPVAQSSPGELAAGLPLALLVTVASMLVAFAASSLLHRRAGVDRATSVVATLPGGASLMLAVAREAGADEKFVVFSQYLRLLVVSLSLPAVILLLDGPGDARPDDAVAPIGGAADPTAMDSASRISEWAGDWSSWAMIAAAMALGAAVAKLMPKFPAPFIIPAILAGAAGAMIWPELAPDMPRLAVAVAFIVLGTAAGSGMTMANIAEFRRALPYVLAGVGMLLATTALSAWAMWMFGITGGVDSYLATAPGASELVFGFVAERGGAGIVVVMHVVRVIAVAVAAPSLPQLMRRCTPDQ, translated from the coding sequence GTGGTCGACGTGAAATCCGCCCGCGCATTCCTCGTTCCCTGGCTGCTGTGCGCCCTCGGCGGCGCGGTGGCGTCGTGGGCGGGCGTGCCGGCGGGATGGCTGGTCGGCCCGATGGTCGTCGCCGTGGTGCTGTCGCTGGTCGCCGGCGGCCGCGCCGCCCCGAACGTGAAGTGGACCAGGCCCTGGCCGAACCGCTTCGGGCAGACGGTCATCGCGCTGCTCGCCGTCGGTCCCGTCGCACAATCCAGCCCCGGCGAGCTCGCCGCGGGTCTTCCCCTGGCCCTGCTGGTCACGGTCGCGTCGATGCTCGTCGCCTTCGCCGCATCGTCCCTGCTGCACCGCCGCGCGGGCGTCGATCGCGCCACATCGGTGGTGGCCACGCTGCCGGGTGGCGCATCCCTCATGCTGGCGGTGGCCCGCGAAGCCGGCGCAGACGAGAAATTCGTCGTCTTCTCCCAGTACCTGCGCCTGCTCGTCGTTTCGTTGAGCCTGCCGGCCGTGATTCTGCTTCTCGACGGACCGGGTGACGCCCGCCCCGACGACGCCGTCGCCCCCATCGGCGGCGCAGCCGACCCAACCGCCATGGACTCGGCGTCCCGGATTTCGGAATGGGCGGGCGACTGGTCGAGCTGGGCGATGATCGCCGCCGCAATGGCGTTGGGAGCCGCCGTCGCAAAGCTCATGCCGAAGTTCCCGGCACCCTTCATCATCCCCGCCATCCTCGCCGGGGCCGCGGGCGCCATGATCTGGCCCGAACTGGCCCCCGACATGCCGCGGCTGGCCGTCGCCGTCGCATTCATCGTCCTGGGCACCGCCGCCGGCTCCGGCATGACCATGGCCAACATCGCCGAATTCCGCCGCGCTCTGCCGTACGTCCTCGCCGGCGTCGGCATGCTGCTGGCCACCACCGCACTGTCCGCCTGGGCGATGTGGATGTTCGGCATCACCGGCGGCGTCGACTCCTACCTGGCCACCGCACCCGGCGCCAGCGAGCTCGTATTCGGGTTCGTCGCCGAACGCGGCGGCGCGGGCATCGTCGTGGTCATGCACGTCGTCCGCGTCATCGCCGTCGCCGTCGCGGCCCCATCCCTGCCGCAACTCATGCGCCGGTGCACGCCCGACCAGTGA
- a CDS encoding 16S rRNA (uracil(1498)-N(3))-methyltransferase encodes MGLPVFLADFDGAVPDPGSVIALEGPEARHVKVQRLGPGDEVFLVDGRDRRARARISLADGARVTCEVLSSEVDERPTPHVTVVQALPKSDRAELAVDLMTEAGVDAIIPWSARRCVAKWTGAKAGKARDKWASTAREAAKQARRAWIPPVAELHSTKDVVALIETVTGRGGVAAVLHEEENRAFADVARAAADVGEVIFIVGPEGGVDDAELESFRAAGATPLVLGPTVLRTALAGAAATSALGPLTRRWG; translated from the coding sequence ATGGGACTGCCCGTTTTCCTCGCCGATTTCGACGGCGCGGTGCCCGACCCCGGCTCCGTCATCGCCCTGGAGGGCCCGGAGGCGCGTCACGTCAAGGTGCAGCGCCTGGGGCCCGGCGACGAGGTGTTCCTCGTCGACGGCCGGGACCGGCGGGCCCGGGCCCGGATTTCGCTTGCCGACGGTGCCCGAGTCACCTGCGAAGTCCTCTCCTCGGAGGTCGATGAGCGGCCGACGCCCCATGTGACGGTCGTCCAGGCGTTGCCGAAGTCGGACCGGGCGGAATTGGCCGTGGATCTGATGACCGAAGCCGGCGTCGACGCGATCATCCCGTGGTCGGCGCGACGGTGCGTGGCCAAGTGGACCGGCGCGAAGGCGGGCAAGGCACGCGACAAGTGGGCGTCGACCGCCCGCGAGGCCGCCAAACAGGCCCGCCGCGCCTGGATCCCGCCGGTGGCCGAACTGCATTCGACGAAGGACGTCGTGGCGCTCATCGAGACGGTGACCGGACGCGGGGGAGTGGCCGCGGTGCTCCACGAGGAGGAGAATCGCGCCTTCGCGGACGTCGCCCGGGCCGCCGCCGACGTCGGCGAGGTCATCTTCATCGTCGGCCCCGAAGGCGGCGTCGACGACGCGGAGCTCGAATCGTTCCGCGCGGCGGGTGCGACGCCGCTGGTCCTCGGCCCGACCGTGTTGCGCACGGCCCTGGCCGGTGCGGCCGCGACCTCGGCGCTGGGTCCGCTGACCCGGCGTTGGGGCTGA
- the dnaJ gene encoding molecular chaperone DnaJ, translating into MARDYYGILGVSKDASDTEIKKAYRKLALKYHPDRNPDDEEAAEKFREASVAHEVLSDPEKRRIVDMGGDPMEQGGGVGGGGFGGFGGGGLGDVFEAFFGGAAGGPRQRRSRVQPGSDALLRISLGLEECFTGVRKPITVDTAVLCDICEGTGSKSKAKPKVCGDCNGTGEIQQVQRSFLGNVMTSRPCGRCQGTGEIIADPCTNCGGDGRVKSRRDLTVNVPAGISDGMRIRMAGQGEVGPGGGPAGDLYVEVHAEPHPVFTREGDDLHVTIHVPMVDAALGTSLDVEDLVGENIAVEVEPGTQPAQTMRVEGRGMPRLRGEGSGDLIAHVDVQVPTKLDGKSRELLEKLRDHRGEGTRLVDDKATERGFFSRFRNRR; encoded by the coding sequence TTGGCTCGTGACTACTACGGCATCCTCGGCGTGTCCAAGGACGCCTCCGACACGGAGATCAAGAAGGCGTACCGCAAGCTCGCGCTGAAGTACCACCCGGACCGCAACCCGGATGACGAAGAGGCCGCGGAGAAGTTCCGCGAGGCCTCCGTCGCCCACGAGGTCCTCTCCGACCCGGAGAAGCGGCGCATCGTCGACATGGGCGGCGACCCGATGGAGCAGGGCGGCGGCGTCGGCGGCGGAGGCTTCGGCGGTTTCGGCGGCGGTGGCCTGGGCGACGTTTTCGAGGCGTTCTTCGGCGGCGCCGCCGGCGGCCCGCGTCAGCGCCGTTCCCGCGTCCAGCCCGGTTCCGATGCGCTGCTGCGCATTTCGCTCGGCCTGGAGGAGTGCTTCACGGGCGTGCGCAAGCCGATCACCGTCGACACCGCCGTGCTGTGCGACATCTGCGAGGGCACGGGCTCGAAGTCGAAGGCCAAGCCGAAGGTGTGCGGCGACTGCAACGGCACCGGTGAAATCCAGCAGGTGCAGCGTTCCTTCCTGGGCAACGTCATGACCTCGCGTCCATGCGGCCGTTGCCAGGGCACCGGCGAGATCATCGCCGACCCCTGCACCAACTGCGGCGGCGACGGCCGCGTGAAGTCGCGCCGCGACCTGACCGTCAACGTTCCGGCGGGCATCTCCGATGGCATGCGCATCCGCATGGCCGGCCAGGGCGAGGTCGGCCCGGGCGGCGGGCCGGCCGGCGACCTGTACGTCGAGGTCCACGCCGAGCCGCACCCCGTGTTCACCCGCGAAGGCGACGACCTGCACGTGACCATCCACGTGCCCATGGTCGACGCGGCGCTGGGCACCTCCCTGGACGTGGAGGACCTGGTCGGCGAGAACATCGCCGTCGAGGTCGAACCGGGAACCCAGCCCGCGCAGACCATGCGGGTGGAGGGCCGCGGCATGCCGCGCCTGCGCGGCGAAGGCTCCGGCGACCTCATCGCCCACGTCGACGTGCAGGTGCCCACCAAGCTCGACGGCAAGTCCCGCGAGTTGCTGGAGAAGCTCCGCGACCATCGCGGCGAGGGCACGCGGCTCGTCGACGACAAGGCCACCGAGCGCGGTTTCTTCTCGCGTTTCCGCAACCGCCGCTAG
- the hrcA gene encoding heat-inducible transcriptional repressor HrcA, whose translation MSSQTELRRREVLRAIVADYVSSQEPVGSKALVERHNLGVSSATIRNDMAVLEAEGFITQEHASSGRIPTEKGYRLFVDSISKVKPLSKAEHRAILEFLEGGVDLEDVLRRSVQLLSQLTRQVAVVQLPTLQTSQVRHCEVVQLADVRLLVVIITDTGRVEQRNVELAAPIDPNQVSALRDLLNRTMAGKTLSDASASIADLAANAPADVRDIVIRCSTVIIESLIDKPNDRLILSGASNLTRSGLHGRLPSTLPNILDALEEQVVVLKLLSAVQDLDQVRVSIGEENEDEELRGTSVVSTGYGTAGAILGGLGVVGPTYMDYPGTIASVAAVAQYVGRVLGDG comes from the coding sequence ATGTCCAGCCAGACCGAACTGCGCCGCCGCGAGGTGCTGCGCGCCATCGTCGCCGACTACGTGTCCTCGCAGGAGCCGGTCGGATCGAAGGCCTTGGTCGAGCGCCACAACCTGGGCGTGTCCTCGGCGACCATCCGAAACGACATGGCGGTGCTGGAGGCCGAGGGGTTCATCACGCAGGAGCACGCCTCCTCCGGGCGCATCCCCACGGAGAAGGGCTATCGACTGTTCGTCGACTCGATTTCGAAGGTCAAGCCGCTGTCGAAGGCGGAGCACCGGGCGATCCTCGAATTCCTCGAAGGCGGCGTGGACCTGGAGGACGTGCTGCGCCGCTCGGTGCAGCTGCTCAGCCAGCTCACCCGACAGGTCGCCGTCGTCCAGCTGCCGACGCTGCAGACGTCGCAGGTGCGGCACTGCGAGGTGGTGCAACTCGCCGACGTGCGCCTGCTGGTGGTCATCATCACCGACACCGGCCGCGTCGAACAGCGCAACGTCGAACTCGCCGCGCCGATCGACCCGAACCAGGTGTCGGCGCTGCGCGACCTGCTCAACCGCACGATGGCCGGCAAAACCCTGTCCGACGCTTCGGCGTCCATCGCCGACCTGGCGGCCAACGCGCCGGCCGACGTCCGCGACATCGTCATCCGCTGCTCGACGGTGATCATCGAGTCGCTCATCGACAAGCCCAACGACCGCCTGATCCTTTCCGGCGCCTCCAACCTGACGCGCTCCGGCCTGCACGGGCGCCTGCCGTCGACCCTGCCGAACATCCTCGACGCGCTGGAGGAGCAGGTCGTCGTGCTCAAGTTGCTGTCGGCCGTGCAGGACCTCGACCAGGTGCGGGTGTCCATCGGCGAAGAAAACGAAGACGAGGAACTGCGTGGCACGTCCGTCGTGTCCACCGGCTACGGGACGGCGGGCGCGATTCTCGGCGGTCTCGGCGTCGTCGGCCCCACCTACATGGACTACCCGGGAACAATCGCGTCGGTCGCCGCCGTTGCACAGTACGTCGGCCGGGTCCTCGGTGACGGGTGA
- a CDS encoding MFS transporter, with product MSSNVAPEAGNPCRESAPELAAVAQSTRTRLIAVLVIGQILGGLGVGAAVSVGALLVAEVSGSPELSGLAATLSTLGAAIASVPLARLAIAKGRGFALAVGSGLAAVGAVVSTLAAVSDSTPLLLAGLLVLGVGSAVGLQARFAAADAALPHRRGLMLSTVMWSTTVGAVTGPLLMSPSGRVATAFGLPELTGPFLVTVVAQVGATLLYALLLRPDPLEVARLTDAAAANAAARTPAGSTSAEGEGTAPTAHAAPATAEPNAVVPADRRVVLAGQGAVAVAHFVMVTLMSMAPLHMANFGASLTIIGAVMSLHIAGMWALSPVFGWAVDRFGTTAMIFVGQTIFLATAVVIWIAPFSLPMLAVALTLLGLGWSASVVAGSAAVTTATPQHDRAAVQGRTDMTMNLAGVLGGLIGGPVLVQIGYTGLSLVAMIPVAVVVVTHMALGKRTAVGR from the coding sequence ATGAGTTCGAACGTGGCCCCGGAGGCGGGCAACCCGTGCCGCGAATCCGCGCCCGAGCTGGCGGCCGTCGCCCAATCCACGCGCACGCGGCTGATCGCGGTGCTCGTGATCGGCCAGATCCTCGGCGGCCTCGGCGTCGGCGCCGCGGTGAGCGTCGGCGCGTTGCTCGTCGCTGAGGTATCCGGATCCCCGGAACTGTCGGGGCTCGCCGCGACGCTGAGCACGCTCGGTGCCGCGATCGCGTCGGTGCCGTTGGCGCGGCTGGCCATCGCGAAGGGCCGCGGATTCGCGTTGGCCGTCGGTTCCGGCCTGGCTGCCGTCGGCGCCGTGGTGTCGACGTTGGCCGCAGTCTCGGACAGCACCCCGTTGCTGCTCGCCGGGCTCCTCGTTCTCGGCGTCGGTTCGGCGGTGGGGCTGCAGGCGAGGTTCGCCGCCGCCGATGCCGCCCTGCCGCACCGCCGCGGCCTGATGCTGTCGACGGTCATGTGGTCCACGACCGTGGGCGCCGTCACTGGGCCGCTGCTCATGTCCCCGTCGGGAAGAGTGGCCACGGCGTTCGGCCTGCCGGAGTTGACCGGGCCCTTCCTGGTCACCGTCGTCGCCCAGGTCGGCGCCACGCTGCTGTACGCGCTGTTGCTGCGCCCCGATCCGCTCGAGGTCGCGCGACTCACCGATGCGGCCGCGGCCAATGCGGCTGCGCGAACGCCGGCAGGATCGACGTCCGCCGAAGGAGAAGGAACCGCTCCAACCGCTCACGCCGCGCCCGCCACCGCCGAACCCAACGCCGTGGTGCCCGCCGATCGCCGCGTCGTGCTCGCGGGCCAGGGCGCGGTTGCCGTCGCCCACTTCGTCATGGTCACCCTCATGTCCATGGCACCGCTGCACATGGCGAACTTCGGCGCATCGCTGACCATCATCGGCGCCGTCATGAGCTTGCACATCGCCGGCATGTGGGCCCTGTCGCCCGTCTTTGGCTGGGCCGTCGACCGGTTCGGCACGACCGCGATGATCTTCGTCGGCCAGACCATTTTCCTGGCCACCGCGGTCGTCATCTGGATCGCGCCGTTCAGCTTGCCCATGCTCGCCGTCGCGCTGACCCTGCTGGGCCTGGGCTGGTCGGCGTCGGTGGTGGCGGGATCGGCGGCGGTCACCACGGCCACGCCGCAGCACGATCGCGCCGCCGTCCAGGGCCGGACCGACATGACGATGAACTTGGCGGGCGTGCTCGGCGGATTGATCGGCGGGCCGGTGCTTGTCCAGATCGGGTACACCGGTTTGTCCCTGGTTGCGATGATCCCGGTTGCGGTGGTCGTCGTCACGCACATGGCGCTGGGGAAGCGCACCGCCGTCGGCCGGTAG
- the hemW gene encoding radical SAM family heme chaperone HemW, translating to MTGPVNDGDPAAAATSAGQRDPRPEFGIYLHVPFCATRCGYCDFNTYTAGELGSAASTGSYLDAIVRELELAVESLDSASAGGGGVRPAETVFIGGGTPSLLGAEGLARLLDGVRDTFGLAPDAEVTTESNPESTSPDFFEGIREAGFTRVSLGMQSVSPHVLATLDRVHTPGRPVEAAREARDVGFDHVNLDLIYGTPGESMSDLDASLEAVLSAGVDHVSAYSLIVEEGTAMARKVRRGELPMPDDDDLADRYERIDATLRGAGYGWYEVSNWARPGGECRHNMIYWRDGDWWGAGPGAHSHLGGRRFHNVKHPARYASVVSGGELPIHDSESLSDEDRHIERVMLRLRLAEGMPTSELRPEELERARAQEAAGMLALDGDRVRLTDAGRLLADAIIVDILS from the coding sequence GTGACGGGGCCGGTCAACGACGGCGACCCGGCGGCTGCGGCAACGTCGGCAGGCCAGCGCGACCCGCGCCCGGAGTTCGGCATCTATCTGCATGTCCCGTTCTGCGCGACGCGGTGCGGCTACTGCGATTTCAACACCTACACCGCCGGTGAGCTGGGGTCGGCGGCATCGACGGGCAGCTATCTCGACGCCATCGTCCGCGAGCTGGAGTTGGCGGTGGAGTCCCTCGACTCGGCTTCGGCCGGCGGCGGTGGGGTCCGCCCCGCCGAGACCGTGTTCATCGGCGGCGGCACCCCGTCGTTGTTGGGCGCCGAGGGGCTGGCGCGCCTGCTCGACGGCGTGCGCGACACGTTCGGCCTGGCCCCGGACGCCGAGGTGACCACGGAGTCCAACCCGGAATCGACGTCGCCGGACTTTTTCGAGGGCATCCGCGAGGCCGGTTTCACCCGGGTGAGCCTGGGCATGCAGTCCGTCTCCCCGCACGTGCTGGCGACGCTGGATCGCGTCCACACGCCGGGCCGTCCGGTGGAGGCCGCCCGGGAGGCGCGCGACGTCGGCTTCGACCACGTCAACCTCGACCTCATCTACGGCACGCCGGGGGAGTCGATGTCCGACCTCGACGCGTCGCTGGAGGCGGTGCTGTCGGCGGGCGTCGATCACGTGTCGGCGTATTCGCTCATCGTGGAGGAGGGCACCGCCATGGCGCGGAAGGTCCGTCGCGGCGAGCTGCCCATGCCCGACGACGATGACCTCGCCGACCGTTACGAACGCATCGACGCCACCCTCCGCGGCGCGGGCTACGGCTGGTACGAGGTGTCCAACTGGGCGAGGCCGGGCGGGGAGTGCCGCCACAACATGATCTACTGGCGCGACGGCGACTGGTGGGGCGCCGGCCCGGGGGCGCATTCGCATCTCGGCGGCCGTCGTTTCCACAACGTCAAGCACCCTGCCCGCTACGCGTCCGTCGTGTCGGGCGGGGAGTTGCCCATCCACGATTCGGAGTCGCTTTCCGACGAGGACCGCCACATCGAACGAGTGATGTTGCGGTTGCGTTTGGCGGAGGGCATGCCGACGTCGGAACTGCGGCCAGAGGAACTCGAGCGGGCGCGTGCGCAGGAGGCCGCCGGGATGCTGGCGCTGGACGGCGATCGGGTTCGCCTGACCGATGCGGGCCGGCTGCTGGCCGACGCGATCATCGTCGACATCCTCAGCTGA
- a CDS encoding IS481 family transposase produces MSHGSARLTVHGRRLIVERHQCGWTQSHIAAAMGVSRKCVKTWIDRFAAEGEAGLQTRSSRPHTSPTKTSAEVEKQVLAARAEHREGPDVLGPRVGVPARTVSRILRRHGVPYLRQCDPITGEVIRSSKTTAVRYERDRPGELVHMDVKKLGKIPDGGGWRAHGRPNAPRDRKTRVGYDYVHSMVDDHSRLAYSEVLPDEKGATCSGFLERAIAYFAEHGIDRVERLMTDNAWAYRYSLREVCAKHGIVQKFIKPHCPWQNGKVERLNRTLATEWAYRQIYACNSDRTAALAPWLEYYNTERRHSALGGHPPVSRLLPT; encoded by the coding sequence GTGTCCCACGGTAGTGCTCGTTTGACCGTTCATGGTCGCCGGCTGATCGTCGAGCGTCATCAGTGCGGGTGGACCCAATCCCACATCGCCGCGGCGATGGGTGTGTCCCGCAAGTGCGTGAAGACCTGGATCGACCGCTTCGCCGCCGAGGGCGAGGCCGGCCTGCAGACTCGTTCTTCGCGCCCGCACACCTCGCCGACCAAGACCAGTGCCGAGGTCGAGAAGCAGGTTCTTGCCGCGCGTGCCGAGCATCGGGAGGGCCCGGACGTCCTTGGTCCCCGCGTCGGGGTGCCGGCCCGGACGGTCTCGCGTATTCTGCGCCGCCACGGTGTGCCGTACCTGCGCCAATGTGACCCGATCACCGGCGAGGTGATCCGCTCATCCAAGACCACCGCAGTGCGGTACGAGCGCGACCGGCCGGGCGAGTTAGTGCACATGGACGTCAAGAAGCTGGGCAAGATCCCCGACGGTGGTGGATGGCGCGCCCATGGCCGCCCGAACGCCCCACGCGACCGCAAGACCAGAGTCGGTTACGACTACGTCCACTCGATGGTCGATGACCATTCCCGCCTGGCCTACAGCGAGGTCCTCCCCGACGAGAAGGGGGCCACCTGCTCCGGTTTCCTGGAACGGGCGATCGCCTACTTCGCCGAGCACGGCATCGACCGGGTCGAGCGGCTGATGACCGACAATGCCTGGGCCTACCGCTACTCATTGCGTGAGGTGTGCGCCAAACATGGCATCGTCCAGAAGTTCATCAAGCCGCATTGTCCATGGCAGAACGGCAAGGTCGAACGCCTCAATCGCACTCTGGCCACCGAGTGGGCCTACCGCCAGATCTACGCCTGTAACAGCGATCGGACGGCAGCCCTTGCGCCGTGGCTGGAGTACTACAACACTGAACGACGCCACAGCGCACTCGGAGGCCACCCGCCGGTCAGCCGACTGCTACCAACCTGA